In one window of Marinifilum sp. JC120 DNA:
- a CDS encoding radical SAM protein has product MNIEQLLDEAAQFLADENYIEAEIALKRMLKEESQNTLAIKLTAELAVKCDQPKTAVKYFKQYLELTKPDLETSLSIADFFTRQEMLYQAGELFSHALQLAPNDEKIKQQYLQHAYNAADMDVFPCDEYVENNVHRGKDPIYFHIVITVFGDDFTSLFVNDTLPTQFGPNNLEALNTEARSVYIIYTTPEDSRTIKQSPAFKELTRIMDVRLYTVDFDMMDSANKYEYMVQSHKHALRKAHEEKARTVVLAPDAVISESTFRNLYLRSKEGYKAIMIGTMRVTREKFRPRMRELFFSDDSVAAPIEAREMVDLAIKHIHPDTRNAFVDSPNANGWPSQLLWEIPEEGVVAYNFHLHPIMINPVVLNEFYGAIDDDCVQSICESMDEIYVVTDSDEMIAFDLSKQDVRTIQLDTPMSIDYISAWAADRADHLHRQFVEKEVRIHNGKMSAEWDNVSREAAEFINKVTKFAQDENEHDFPEILSDYDLRFPPLQLDSVNFQPITKCNLSCVYCPQSWNKAEGMEMDNSLLRKTVDYIKENDVIQATVGFYGETLIGKNWTEYCTELLDAEVTMNLCSNFNMELSDEDCRVLARFNHIQFSIDSPDPEILKEVRPPANLQRMLLNMHKIRAAAINQDLPMPDFQWMCTLTDRVVSQLPALVSLAVSNNVPQLNCNELAYFDDRKLPVNSIFSLHQDEFREALGCVERALKIAEQNKLRMSMHPAWKEMVEAKLTVEHAGKEYKVDLELAVKPVELGIQMHSIQGDARMYGQKSGIPGPGETRACLFPWNSVYIMPDGSLHSCCIRGDIMANLNNYNNVREAMHTPGYTDLRKQLITGNITDKHCLNCPITYIIPVRELKRRVADMIRASMGK; this is encoded by the coding sequence ATGAATATTGAACAGCTTTTAGATGAGGCAGCCCAATTTCTTGCTGATGAAAACTACATTGAAGCAGAAATCGCACTGAAACGGATGCTCAAGGAAGAAAGTCAAAATACGTTAGCGATTAAACTCACTGCAGAGTTAGCCGTAAAATGCGACCAGCCAAAAACCGCTGTAAAGTATTTTAAACAATATCTTGAACTGACCAAGCCGGACCTTGAAACCTCACTGAGTATCGCCGATTTTTTTACCCGGCAGGAAATGCTGTATCAGGCTGGAGAGCTGTTCAGCCATGCTCTTCAGCTCGCACCCAACGATGAAAAAATCAAACAGCAATACCTGCAACATGCGTACAACGCAGCTGACATGGATGTTTTTCCCTGTGATGAATATGTGGAGAACAATGTTCACCGTGGTAAAGACCCAATTTACTTCCACATCGTCATTACCGTCTTTGGCGATGATTTCACATCCCTGTTTGTAAATGACACCCTGCCTACACAATTTGGACCCAACAACTTAGAAGCCCTGAACACCGAAGCCCGCTCAGTTTACATCATTTACACCACCCCCGAAGACAGTCGAACCATAAAGCAATCCCCTGCTTTTAAGGAGCTGACCCGGATTATGGATGTGCGGCTATATACTGTTGATTTCGATATGATGGATAGTGCCAATAAGTACGAATACATGGTCCAAAGTCACAAACACGCCCTGCGCAAAGCGCACGAGGAAAAAGCAAGAACTGTTGTTCTTGCCCCGGATGCTGTCATTTCAGAATCCACTTTTCGGAACCTCTACCTGCGAAGCAAAGAAGGCTACAAGGCCATCATGATCGGAACAATGCGGGTAACGAGAGAAAAATTCCGTCCACGCATGCGAGAACTATTCTTTTCCGATGATTCCGTTGCAGCCCCTATCGAAGCACGGGAAATGGTTGATCTGGCCATAAAACATATTCATCCGGATACCAGAAACGCTTTTGTCGACTCTCCGAATGCCAATGGCTGGCCGTCACAACTTTTGTGGGAAATTCCAGAGGAAGGAGTAGTCGCCTATAATTTCCATCTCCACCCTATTATGATCAATCCGGTTGTCCTTAACGAGTTCTACGGAGCAATTGACGACGATTGCGTCCAGAGCATCTGCGAAAGCATGGATGAAATATACGTTGTCACGGACTCCGATGAAATGATTGCCTTTGATCTAAGTAAACAGGACGTAAGAACTATACAGTTAGATACACCTATGAGTATCGACTATATATCCGCATGGGCTGCTGACCGGGCGGACCATTTGCACCGTCAGTTTGTAGAAAAAGAAGTACGCATCCATAACGGAAAGATGAGCGCTGAGTGGGATAATGTAAGCCGTGAGGCCGCTGAATTCATCAACAAGGTTACAAAATTTGCCCAAGACGAAAATGAGCATGATTTCCCCGAGATATTATCCGATTATGACCTGCGCTTTCCTCCGCTACAGCTTGATTCAGTTAATTTTCAGCCAATCACCAAATGCAATTTGAGCTGCGTATATTGCCCCCAGAGTTGGAACAAAGCTGAGGGTATGGAAATGGACAACTCCCTGCTGCGCAAAACCGTGGATTACATAAAGGAAAACGACGTCATTCAGGCTACTGTAGGATTTTACGGGGAAACACTCATCGGTAAAAATTGGACAGAGTACTGCACAGAACTTCTGGATGCCGAGGTAACCATGAACCTTTGCTCCAACTTCAATATGGAACTGAGTGACGAGGATTGCCGCGTCCTTGCCAGATTCAATCATATTCAATTCAGTATAGACTCTCCTGACCCTGAAATTCTTAAAGAAGTACGGCCCCCCGCGAACCTGCAAAGAATGCTTTTAAATATGCACAAAATCAGGGCTGCGGCTATCAACCAAGACTTACCCATGCCCGACTTTCAGTGGATGTGTACCCTGACAGACCGTGTGGTTTCACAACTTCCGGCCCTTGTAAGCCTTGCGGTTTCCAACAATGTCCCCCAGTTGAACTGCAATGAGCTTGCATATTTTGATGATAGGAAGCTTCCGGTCAACAGCATTTTTTCTCTTCATCAGGACGAATTCCGAGAAGCCCTTGGGTGCGTTGAGCGAGCACTTAAAATTGCCGAGCAAAACAAACTCCGCATGAGCATGCATCCAGCATGGAAAGAAATGGTCGAAGCAAAGCTGACAGTGGAACACGCGGGAAAAGAATATAAAGTGGATCTGGAACTGGCAGTAAAACCAGTAGAGCTGGGCATACAAATGCACAGCATTCAGGGTGATGCACGGATGTATGGTCAAAAAAGCGGCATTCCAGGTCCGGGAGAAACAAGAGCGTGTCTCTTCCCATGGAATTCAGTCTACATAATGCCGGACGGTAGCTTGCATTCCTGCTGTATCCGTGGCGACATCATGGCGAATCTCAATAATTACAACAATGTCCGCGAAGCCATGCACACACCCGGCTATACGGATCTACGCAAACAACTCATCACCGGAAATATCACTGATAAGCACTGTCTCAACTGCCCGATCACATATATCATCCCGGTCCGTGAGCTAAAACGCAGGGTAGCGGACATGATCCGCGCCAGTATGGGAAAATAA